A single window of Penaeus chinensis breed Huanghai No. 1 chromosome 9, ASM1920278v2, whole genome shotgun sequence DNA harbors:
- the LOC125028598 gene encoding uncharacterized protein LOC125028598 yields MMARAPSYYEQYEHAQPSSLGSYNNFPGSFVTTQSSFPIAASNSINSSSCSAGYSQAYSYVGSSSIQAEDQNGYPCQYEFSSLVQRDCSQADAGSCGSFFSDDTPMGHNGADRHLTKDESQLSGLLSSNELDAHLSDLPLESLLHLTQPEERLIKENAVEKECIPPDCNEQIFKEDEDISNRLPLHRSHSPSGPSLYSSLSTSPASCSPQSSPFSPQSTSCSSQATSFSPQAAPYMPQTPTTSTNSPTQPSHQSMDNPLGNQPMLHFNKEDESNMNSFFAKVLEDSPTMTLRTKKMAKPDVIKPSLPVTKRQLKTQKTPRKKTSNSVNSLEFAGSLCHNDVRKVAKTGYMDTAQLMDSSSCESMSTLDGKEATNSPGGNVFVPPIQKPVEAKKPPPPRKRMKSSALSPEEKICGVCGDVAKNMHFGGMACDSCKAFFRRSVQSATFENFRCEQEDRCVISKSNRRCCQSCRFRKCQSIGMQIEWVMTESDRMTLLKNRLAKTRQVQVEKEKEELYGDLPRNLDPDNAMEINKLLDTMHTAFASMPYPPECSGDNIDTLSNIFVFLCKRFGKFYFKVDDFNNICIEDRTYLLKNGIAMSLYINGAHMYDPVNESWPAECIHETVKVPRVTLKTLRELASIPEAFATVMKFYYRYESDLKDEVVSLMMYLISFFLPDDPNLLDSENVRKIQNKYIELLKRYLIARDGWHSVSGVFLKLMDGINYIKDILKFHAIVDIKPTVNHDEVADTSVSFAQPMKNLITQIQEAFKGNFSQYASVFGSREKRELTGPEDSQDNQVVKRSPATSVFGPSLRTDMIITSPFQSTMEWDMSKQESLQLCLEAPSVYISNNLHSQRDPAENQLERNTSSSGEEHDKNAFETPSENLSLIRRRENRRNDMTEDVTVETVCDILKQLSHTEDKKVLRILKKNIPVELLQKFSQSLKDN; encoded by the exons ATGATGGCCCGAGCTCCTTCCTACTACGAGCAGTACGAGCACGCCCAGCCGTCGTCTCTGGGCAGTTACAACAACTTCCCGGGTTCCTTCGTGACCACGCAGTCGTCCTTCCCCATCGCGGCGTCCAACAGCATCAATTCCTCGTCGTGTTCCGCTGGCTATTCGCAGGCCTACTCTTACGTAggctcctcctccatccaggcTGAGGATCAGAACGGCTACCCTTGCCAGTATGAGTTCTCATCCTTGGTCCAGCGGGATTGCTCGCAGGCCGACGCGGGGTCCTGCGGGTCCTTCTTCAGCGACGACACGCCGATGGGCCACAACGGCGCAGACAGGCATCTGACCAAGGATGAATCACAGCTGTCAGGGCTGCTGTCTTCGAACGAGCTCGATGCCCACCTTAGTGATCTTCCCTTAGAGTCGCTCCTGCATTTAACTCAGCCAGAAGAAAGGCTAATCAAGGAAAATGCAGTTGAGAAAGAATGCATCCCTCCAGACTGCAATGAACAAATTttcaaagaagacgaagacatcTCCAATCGATTGCCGCTCCACAGGTCACATTCTCCGTCTGGTCCCTCGCTGTATTCTTCTTTATCCACGTCGCCTGCCTCCTGCTCCCCCCAGTCCAGTCCCTTTTCTCCTCAGTCAACCTCATGTTCATCACAAGCTACCTCTTTTTCACCTCAGGCAGCCCCATACATGCCGCAGACACCGACTACCTCCACAAACTCGCCCACCCAGCCAAGTCATCAGAGCATGGATAATCCCTTAGGAAATCAGCCAATGTTGCACTTTAACAAGGAAGACGAAAGCAATATGAATTCCTTTTTCGCTAAAGTTTTGGAAGACTCCCCAACTATGACGCTTAGAACCAAGAAGATGGCCAAGCCTGATGTCATTAAACCAAGCTTGCCCGTCACCAAAAGGCAACTCAAGACACAGAAGACGCCGAGAAAGAAAACGAGCAACAGTGTAAATTCGTTAGAGTTTGCTGGAAGCCTCTGTCACAACGACGTGAGAAAAGTCGCTAAGACGGGGTACATGGACACGGCACAACTAATGGACTCGAGTAGCTGCGAGAGCATGAGCACACTGGACGGGAAAGAAGCGACGAATTCACCTGGTGGGAATGTGTTCGTGCCCCCCATCCAGAAACCTGTCGAGGCCAAAAAGCCACCACCGCCAAGAAAACGGATGAAGTCGTCGGCTTTGTCTCCCGAAGAAAAGATATGTGGTGTCTGTGGGGACGTTGCCAAAAACATGCACTTCGGCGGGATGGCTTGTGACTCGTGCAAGGCCTTCTTCAGGAGGTCGGTTCAGAGTGCGACTTTTGAGAACTTTAGGTGCGAGCAGGAAGACAGGTGTGTGATCTCCAAATCCAACAGAAGATGCTGCCAGTCGTGCAG ATTTCGAAAGTGCCAGAGCATTGGCATGCAGATAGAGTGGGTCATGACAGAGTCGGACCGCATGACCTTGCTCAAGAACCGGCTGGCGAAGACTCGGCAGGTgcaagtggagaaggagaaggaggagctgtATGGTGACCTGCCACGGAACCTCGACCCGGACAACGCCATGGAAATCAACAAACTCCTGGACACGATGCACACTGCCTTCGCCTCCATGCCCTATCCCCCAGAGTGCAGCGGAGATAACATCGACACGCTGTCCAAcattttcgtgtttttgtgtAAGCGATTTGGGAAGTTTTACTTTAAAGTTGATGATTTTAACAATATTTGCATCGAGGACAGGACATATCTGTTGAAAAATGGTATAGCAATGTCGCTGTATATTAATGGTGCTCATATGTACGATCCGGTGAATGAGAGCTGGCCAGCTGAGTGCATCCATGAGACTGTAAAAGTCCCACGGGTAACTTTAAAAACACTGAGGGAGTTGGCGAGTATTCCTGAGGCTTTTGCTACGGTCATGAAGTTTTATTATAGATACGAGAGTGACCTTAAAGATGAAGTTGTTTCACTAATGATGTACCTGATATCTTTCTTTTTACCGGATGACCCTAATTTGCTAGATTCCGAGAACGTTCGAAAAATTCAGAACAAGTACATTGAACTCTTGAAACGCTACCTGATTGCTCGGGATGGTTGGCATAGCGTGTCTGGTGTTTTCCTGAAACTGATGGACGGTATAAATTACATCAAAGATATTCTTAAGTTCCATGCTATAGTTGACATAAAACCGACCGTCAACCACGATGAAGTAGCCGATACCAGTGTTTCATTCGCGCAGCCCATGAAGAATCTGATCACGCAGATACAGGAGGCTTTCAAGGGGAACTTTTCCCAGTACGCGTCCGTTTTCGGATCGCGTGAAAAGAGAGAGCTCACGGGCCCCGAAGACAGCCAAGACAACCAGGTCGTGAAGCGCTCTCCGGCCACTTCGGTGTTCGGTCCTTCGCTGCGAACGGACATGATTATCACCAGTCCCTTCCAGAGCACGATGGAGTGGGACATGAGCAAGCAAGAATCACTTCAGCTATGTCTCGAGGCGCCGTCAGTGTACATTTCCAACAACTTGCATAGCCAAAGAGATCCTGCAGAAAACCAGCTGGAAAGAAATACCAGTAGCAGTGGTGAAGAACATGACAAAAATGCTTTCGAAACTCCATCCGAGAACCTGTCCCTTATAAGACGacgagaaaatagaagaaacgaTATGACAGAAGACGTGACAGTTGAGACCGTATGTGATATTCTGAAACAATTGTCTCACACAGAAGACAAGAAGGTCCTGAGGATCTTGAAGAAAAATATTCCAGTCGAGTTGTTGCAGAAGTTTTCACAGAGCCTCAAAGATAATTAA